AGTGGTGACGGAGTGGCGGCGTTTGTATCGTCTGCGCCAACGGGCTGAAGAGCGGGATATTGCACGCGAACTACTGGTAAGCCATGGTATTGGCCAAGGGCGGGCGTTTTGTGAAAAGCTGGCACGCCAGGCTGGACTTGATCAAGGGCATCCGGCCCTACAGCGTTGGCAAGCCTCGCTACATGAAACCCATAATGATCGTGAAGTGGTTGAACTGTATGCCAAACTGGTTCAGCCTTCGCTGGATAATTTAGCGCGGGCAGAAATCAGCCGCTATGCCGCCGAGTCAGCATTAATGATTGCCGTCAGTCCGCTGGCGCTGGTGGATATGGCGTTTATAGCCTGGCGAAATATTCGTCTGATTAATCGTATTGCTGCTTTGTATGGTATTGAGTTGGGGTATTTCAGCCGCATCCGCCTGTTCCGTTTGGTACTGCTCAATATTGCTTTTGCCGGAGCATCTGAATTGGTGCGCGAAGTGGGTATGGACTGGTTATCGCAGGATTTAGCCGCACGTTTATCTGCCCGCGCCGCCCAAGGCATCGGGGCTGGCTTGCTGACGGCTCGACTGGGTATCAAAGCAATGGAGTTGTGTCGCCCATTGCCGTGGTTGGGAGATGATAAACCTAAATTGGGTGATTTCCGGCGGCAATTAATTGGTCAATTGAAAAATACCTTGCCAAAAAAAGATAAACCGGCACAGCAGTAGCGCTATTTCAGCCGTGGGTCAAAGGCAAAAGAGAGTGGTTGAACACTGCTTAAGCAGGTTTGAAAGCTTTTGTGCCGAGGATTGAGCAGTAGATTGTTTTCTGTCGGCACCAGAGTGGATGGAACCAGTAATCCAAGTGATGATTCTGACTCCAGCCATTCAGTGCCGATATCCATTG
The sequence above is drawn from the Yersinia enterocolitica subsp. enterocolitica genome and encodes:
- a CDS encoding YcjF family protein, with translation MSEPLKPRIDFEQPLQPIDEPVLKAAQAFDQHAAENFYPADPELDAENEEGRVEGLVNAALKPKRSLWRKMVTVGIALFGVSVIAQSVQWVNQAWQQQDWIALGATTAGGLIVLAGVGSVVTEWRRLYRLRQRAEERDIARELLVSHGIGQGRAFCEKLARQAGLDQGHPALQRWQASLHETHNDREVVELYAKLVQPSLDNLARAEISRYAAESALMIAVSPLALVDMAFIAWRNIRLINRIAALYGIELGYFSRIRLFRLVLLNIAFAGASELVREVGMDWLSQDLAARLSARAAQGIGAGLLTARLGIKAMELCRPLPWLGDDKPKLGDFRRQLIGQLKNTLPKKDKPAQQ